Part of the Odontesthes bonariensis isolate fOdoBon6 chromosome 15, fOdoBon6.hap1, whole genome shotgun sequence genome, cgcttttaaccaaagcgacttacaataagtgcgttcaacatcggtaggcaaaacatttcagagaaaaCATCATTTTCAAGTGTTTCCCTGATCAAGCCTCAAAATCAATTAGTCAGgggttgaaaaaacaaaactactTAGTTATAGTTAGAAAACAATAATATGTAGGGCCAAAATACATTCTTTATACAACACTACCATCACCTTGATATACATTATTTTGCTCGGTTGCTTTGGTGACATGTCAAACACAATGCAAGATGATACTTCTCACTTACTCATTTGGTTTAGACAACAACATTGtgtggtaaaaaaataaaaaatgcttgGTTATGGTGTAAAGAAACATTGTTAGAACTTAAATATATTCTTTTTACTGTGTTGTCTTAATGGATCCCATTTTGACATTTAACTGCAGTTACTCTCATAATCAGTAAAAGCTGCATATCTTTGAAATTATATGTTGTGACCGcctgcatttaaaaaagaagaaataaagaaCAAAGGTGCCATTTTGTCAATGATGATCTAATAAACTAACTGTGCGGTTATGCATTATAGATGGTGGGTGGTTGATCTTAAAATAATTATATGAACGTCTGTGTTTTTATTCCTTCTCATATGCTGCAAAAAAATGTAGGAGTTAGCTCTGTATCTGCTagaatattgtgttttttttaaatgaacaaccATTCTTTTGTCAGAGTATTTGATTGTGGATCAATCCTACTATCCAAATCTATCTCTCCTCCATCCTGTCACCGCCACAGGCTTTTCAGCCAGACTCCAGTGATCAACGACGACCTGCCCTTCAAGATTTTGTCAGGCTCAGTCATCGTCAAACCAAATGTGAAGGAGATCCGTGGGTCCACCGTGATGTTTGATGATGGCAGCTCTGTGGAAAATGTCAGAGAACCATATTATATCTTATTCCTTAAAGTCCCCCTCTGCTgaaaattaacttttttcatCCGCATTTCATGacaagaaaacagcaaatcaaaaatcAGTCTCAGTGCAATAGCTAAAGATTTGGCTTTGAATCTGCAGATCACCACTGAAAGTCTCAGAAAGTAAATTTCAGACAGCCTTATGTTCTTTGAAGACTATGTATAGTGTGGCTAATTGGCTGCTATGCATATACTGTGAGGAAAAGATGAGATAAGGAGCTAGTGAGTATAGTTAGTTAATACAGGGCAGGTGAAGAACACAGCAAAAGCAAGACTGAGCAAGGACTCATCTAGCACTTGACGAGCCACTGGAAGCAGTGAGGAGCTTGCTCTACTTGCTTCTGATTGAACTGGAGCTAACCGGTGAAGCCACCAGCTGTGGGAGTGCCAGGTTTTATAGGCCAGGGAAAAGGCTTGGCTCCTTGAGCAAGCAGTTTCAACGATTAGCAAGCTTCTGGTCAGCTCATGGTCCGGGCAAGGCATAGTCCCTGCTAGCTCCCAGCTAGCCAGGCACGCAACAAGGAGGGCTGGTGTCATCTGCTGATGGGTAGAGATGTGGGCTGAGCCATATCAGCATATTCAAACATCCCCATTGCCTGaacaaggaaaaagaaaaagatgggtAGAGTCATATCCTGGTAAAAACTTTGAAATGTACAATTTGTAGGTAGACAGATGAGTTTGTATATGATTTATGACTGCCACATAGAGACTTTAAGTAGTTAAGTTCATAACTTCCAGAATGACTTTAGAACAGGTTCTTACAGAATATCTTCTTCATTACAGGTGGATAGGATTGTGTTTGCCACAGGGTACAACTACGATTTCCCCTATTTGCCAAAAATAGTCATGTACAAGTCTGGGCATCGTGTGGGTCTGTACAAGCAtgttttccctccaaaactggaGCATCCCACCCTGGCCATTGTGGGTTTCATCCATTCTGATGGATCCATTATGCCACAGGCTGAAATGCAAGCCCGCTTTGTCTCACGTGTCTTCAAAGGTGAGGATGCACTTAAATAAAGAACGTTCTCGAGAATATTACAATCAAATACTTTGTTATGTTTCACAAGTACATGTCAGCTTTCTGTTTTTGAACCCTCAGGACATAAGAAGCTGCCCTCAATCAAGGCCATGGTCAAGGCTGTTGACAAGGACACCAAGAACATTGAGAAAAAGTATGAACAAATCATTTCTCTTTATGAAGggattgtttttaatcatttagtgAATCATAACCAGCACAAAGATTGAAAAATGTCACTGTCAATATTCTTAACAAAGTCATATGGCTCTCCTTTGAATTTTCTTTTACTTCAGTGTGTTATGCAGTGTTTGGGAAGATATTCTCTCCCACAGAAAAGGCTTATCCCAAGCAGCCTGACATCCTTTATTTTAAGTCcatatttttcttccttttcttacAGACTTCACCCTGAAAAAACATTTGGCATCCCTCAAAGAAACAATAACCATGTGTCTTATACCTCTCAGCTCACCTATCTGAACAGACGGGGAACTTACAAAGTCCTGCTGTCCAGTTTCATGTTTAGGAAATACTTAATCAGGAAACTTTCTGGAAGACCCCCCACAAATAAAATTACCAATCTGTTCATGTGCATAATATGAGCTCTTTAATGGATAAATGCTAAGTTGTGTAATTTATTCTGTAAATAAGATGCCAAGGCCTGAGAGTAAAGCTTCTACAGTACTGTTCAACAGTATCTTTCATTGTCTTATCCTTTCTACAGCtacgttgtgtcaaagctgacACCCCTGCAGGTGGAGTTTGTTGAGTACATGGATGACCTTGCAAAGGAAATCAAAGTGCAGCCAAGTCTCCTCTGGCTCTTCTTAACAGACTACCCACTGTTTAAAAGGGTTTTTTGGGGGCCTCTCACCGCTTACCAGTACCGGCTGATGGGACCAGGAAAATGGGAGGGGGCACGCAAGGCAATCTTCACCCAGTTGGACCGCATATACGAGCCCCTGAAAACTAGACAGGTCTGAAATGAGCATCATTTTATCTTCATTCCAGAAGTTTTAAGAGTGACTCATGCTAGATACACAGGCGAGTCTGTCAGAGCTTTACGTTTTCTGACATGCAGTGGATAATCTTCTTACATGTGTCTTCTAGCTGAATGCACAACAGGGTTCAGCCACAGGCCGCCTGATGAAGTTGAGCTTGACTATCATGGCTGGAGGAGCCGCTCTCTACTACATTCAAGTTCACAACCTAAACAGCATCTCCACCCTGCTGTCAAAGCTCCGTCCACAAACAGTTTGAATGAAACAGGAGCCTCATGTGTCATCTTGTGACTCTGTCCATATCATTTACCACTTATTGCCATAACTGTCAGTGTATAACAGTGTGCTTtgtatgataataataatgacaataatacattttatttggaggCGCCTTTCAAGTCACCCAAGGTCAccttacaaaaaataaaagcatgaaaaataaaagataaaaaataataaaacattttttaaatcatattaTATACTGCAACTCATTTTACAGTCACGTAAAACACTGACAACTCAACCTGTTTTTAGAGAAGCTGCAGAAagtgtttatattttttaaagtaCTGAAACCATTTTTACAGTTCATGAGCAGGGACAATACACGTGAAGCAGGATGTAGATGGAGATGAAGTAGTGTTTAAGGTGTGGTCCCGCTCCTGAACTTCAGCTAATAATTTTCATCACCAAAGATATGCTGCTATTTTGATATGGTGCTGACTTTCTCCTGACCattctgtttgtgttgaagAAATTGTTGCCCTAACCTGACAAACTCACACCAAACTGAGTCTCATCTTATCACCTGCCCCAGAATTCCATTTGTGATTTAGACCCCACTTAGACGATGCATCCATCCTCTCTACCCTGTGTTGTAGTTTGTGCTACTGCTGATGACATGTCAATTCTCAGCTTGGACGCTGCATCACTGTCATAGATATCAAAATTGTCATAGAAATTAAAtcacatttttcaaaaagatgaataaagtgagactGGAAACTCCAACACACGTCTTTTGTCGATTTATTCAGGTGAGGAACTCAAGATGAGGGAGTGTCCTGACACCATAAAGGCTTGATAGTAAGGGGAAAGCTAAAGAGATGATAAAGACCTGGTTATACGGGTTCCACTTGTGGCGTGGTTTCTATGGTTTCCAACTGTACCAAAGCCAGAACAAGATGCAAGGATCCGAGAACAAAAACAAGTTCATTGACAGAGACTATCTCTGACCTTCCAGTCCTTCATTACCGCAACTCGCTTCGGCAACATGAGGCATCAGATTAGTACAGTATATATAAAATGAGAACAAAGTATGGGTTAAGCACAAAACTCATATATAGATATTTTCCATAACACATATAGTAAAAAGTCATGCACTTTAACCTTTCAacctattcaattcaattcaattaatttttatttatatagcgccaaatacaacaaatgtcatctcaaggcacttagatagtaagtccaattcaagccaattggaattcaattaattaataataatcataattcataaaataatccaagtcgttcatatagagccaattcaaaaacaatttcctagctaagaaaaccaacagattacactgaaaactttttgtttttcggtccaatctcccggcctgagcgtgcgcggcagcggcactgtaacaccattcaaaggatatctgttggaacagggaaacacgagttaatgaccacaataatgtcacatatacataaagagagtaaagtgaggaaaggtgtgacagatgaggccccccagcagtctaggcctatagcagcttaactatgggatgtttcaggattacctgagccatccctattcaaggtaaacacaagaaacttgtgctaacgaaaaaataaaaaaaaaaataaataaaggaccagactcagtaagtaattccctatactccctatatagatctgctcctcacaccacaacaaccatctttttacagccacaagctacctcagcctctcaccaactgcacaccagtcacagcggggtggggatgcaaaccctggttcgggtagggggagaaataaaagaggtaagataagcgggaatgggattcaaaccctggttcgggtagggggtaatgaaagtatagagggtgccagaggtggaggcagaacaagacacactagcagatacactatcagattcaacagacctaactataagctttataaaaaaggaaagttttaagcctggtcttaaaagtggaaagggtgtctgcttcccggacatttactggcagcttattccacaatagaggggcctgataactgaaggctctgcctcccattctacttttagaaactctgggaacctcaagtaaacctgcagtttgggaatgaagtgctctgttaggaaaatatcttacaatgagatctttaagatatgatggagctcggtcattaagagctttatatgtaaggagaagaatcttaaattctattctgaatttaacagggagccaatgaagagaagctaaaactggagaaatatgatctctcctgttagttctcgtcaaaactctggctgcagcattttggatcaactgaaggcttttcagagaatatgtggaacagcccaataataaagaattacagtagtccaatcttgaagtaacaaatgcatgaattagtttttctgcatcactctgagacaagatgttcttgattttaacaatattacgacgatgaaagaaggcagtcctagaaacctgttttatatgcgagtcaaatgataggttctggtcaaaaataactccaaggttcctcactgtagaactagaagccaaggaaataccatctagagtaactatatagctagacaatttctccctgaaacgctcaggtccaaagataacgacttcagttttgtctgaatttagaagcagacagttctgagtcatccaggtctttatgtctttaagacatgcttgtagtctgaccaacctattgggttcatctggttttatagataagtacagctgggtatcatcagcatagcaatggaaatttatgccatgctgtctaataatgttacctaatggaagcatgtataaagtaaaaagaatcggtccaagcacagaaccctgaggaactccatgacttactctggtgtgtgaggaagattcttcatttacaagaacaaactgaaatctatcagataaatatgacttaaaccagcctaatgcagttcctttaatcccaataacatgttcaagtctgtgtaataagatactgtgatcgaccgtatcaaatgcagcactgagatccaaaaggacaagcacagacacaagtccgctatcagaggctaagaggagatcattggtaactttcagcagtgcagtttctgtgctatgatgcactctgaatcctgactgaaactcttcaaacagattatttctgtgtaaatgatcacaaagctgagctgcaactattttttcaagaactttagacataaaagggagattggatataggtatataatgagccaacacttctgagtcaagagtaggttttttaagtaaaggtttaattacagcaaccttaaaagtctgaggtacatatcctgtcaacaaagacagattgatcaaatccaatatggaagtgtcaattaatgggaaaacctccttgaacagtctggttgggattgggtctaaaacacaagttgatggtttagaagagactattgctgttgttagttcagagagatcaactgggcagaagccgtctaaatacaaatcaggttctaaacatacttctaaagctgctgtacttgatgatacatcagtgataatagtgggaaggactccatcaatcttctctctgatagaaactattttattaataaagaagctcatgaaatcatcactgctgaggtttaaaggaatacctggctcagcagagctcggactctttgtcagactggctacagtgctgaagagaaacctggggttgttcttattctcttctatcaatgatgaataataagcagttctagctttacgaagggctttcttatacattgttaaactatctttccagactaactgagactcttctaaattagaggaacaccactgtctctccagctttcttgcagtctgctttaaagcacgcagctgtgaattataccaaggagccaacctcttctgactgattaccttccttttcagaggggcaacattgtccagtgctgtacgcattgaaactatagtgctgtcaacaagagagtcaagtgctgctggagtaaagtttaggtagtcgtcctctgtcatatctgcacatggcagtgaagaaaaggatgatggaattaattctttaaatctggttacagcatcctctgatagacaccttctatatgtacatttcttctcagaaactgtatagtcaagtaatgtaaactcaaaggttatcagaaaatggtcagataagacagggttatgagggaacactgttaactgttcactctcaatgccataagtcagaacaagatcaagggtgtgattaaggcagtgagtcggtctgtgaacactctgagaaaatccaatagagtctaatatagaattaaagttcatattcaggctgtcattttcaacatctacatgaatattaaagtcacccactacaatgactttatctgtactcagcactaactgggataaaaactctgagaattcagacagaaactcagaataagggccaggtggacgatacacaacaacaaacacaagaggtttctgggatttccactttgcgtgggaaaaactgagaatcagagattcaaaagagctcaaactaatcttgggtctgggactgattagtaaccctgatctgaaaatagctgccactcctcctcctctgcctgtggttccaggaacgtgaacatttaaacaatcagagggagttgcttcattaatgctaacatgatcctcctgctgcagccaggtttctgtaagactaaatatatcaatatgatgatcacaaatcaactcattcactaacagagacttggaaaggagagatctgatattcagcaaaccacatttaatagtttgatgtttttgttcagtttgtaTTTTAAAGCTACATTTAAAACTAATGGAAGGTGGTCATTAAGAAAGCTATTCatcacatttctttttaattatgtCTGACAGCAAAAACAGTCTTTGAGTTTAAAGTTAAGAAGCTAAAAATTAAAGCGATATAATGTACAAAAATTGGTCCATGTATGAAATTCAGCTGGTTTTACTGAATGTCTAAAAATGCATCAAGTAATTATGTAGTCAGGTACAATGACAACTACACAGAATCTGTCTCTCTTGCAGCGTGAGAGCAAGTATAACAAGTATATCTGCACAGGTATCTTGATCTTTATACACAGTGAGTGCTTAATATGTCGTTAAAAGTTAGCTTTCTTTTACCCACTGTTACCAAGTTCTTGCTGAGGGTAAAATTCcattcctcttcttcctctttcacTTCTGGTCAGCCATTTGCTTTTCAGAATACAGGACACATTTCCACCGCACCAATCAGGGTTAAAGTCCCTCCTCAGCCAGACTGTTGAACTGATTGGGCAACAAGCAACAGTTCAGTGCATGCAAGCTTACAGGCTGTTTGACATTTGATCGTTGCTGCACAAGACTTTTAATCAGCTTACGGGAGACGGTGAGAACAGCTATAGTTATATGAGTATTGTTGTTCATTTTATGACATTGATTACCAGGTTCATCAACTTCCTAACACGGCTGCTCCCCAAGAGTTTAGTCAACTGGGCAGCAGAGAGAGCGCTGAACCATAAATATGACCATAGACTGTATGGCTTGAAACCCAGACACAGGTACGATACACTAGACTAGTTTTATATCAATTACTTTATTTgaatttctgtcattttaagGTCTCTTTATGTGCCTGTGGTGACCAGCTGATGACCAAAATCTGTCGGTTGACAGATTCATTTTGATAAAGTCACTAAATGTTCATATGAAGTTATGTTAAACTTTGTGCTGACTCTTAGTTTTACTTGTATGAAACATTTCTGATTGACAGTGCCCTAACTCAAATGCTTAGCAATGGTACGACGTGTGGCAGTCATTGGAGCAGGCAGTTCGGGTCTGGCCTGCATCAAGATCTGTGTTGATGAGGGGTTGGAGCCTGTCTGCTTTGAAAGGAGTGATGACATTGGCGGCTTGTGGAAATTCAAGGTGAGTGGTTGGCCTGTTTGTCTCTTGATAATAAGTTTTGTTTCTATGTTACTAAGCAAAGATGGTGTTGCTTTTGCACAACAATAACAGAAGTGCATGAAACTAAAAATATCCTAGTTAGAGTCATGTACTTATCAACTTTAGTCTGTGTGTCCACAGGAGTCACCTGAGCCAGAGCGATCCAGTATCTACTGGTCTTTGGTGGTTAATACCTCCAAAGAGATGATGTGTTTCAGTGACTTTCCCATGCCTGATAACTACTCAAACTACATGCACAACTCCCAGCTGCTTCAGTACTTCAGATTATATGCTGAGCACTTTGACCTGCTTAGTTATATCAACTtcaaggttattcctgttttcaTCATCGCTG contains:
- the LOC142400936 gene encoding flavin-containing monooxygenase 5-like, which gives rise to MAHRVAVIGAGPSGLTSIKACLDEGMEPTCFESSDDIGGLWKFKEVSEPNRASIYRSLTINVWKEMMCYSDFPIPADYPNYMHHSKILKYFRMYAEHFKLLEHIRFQTSVKRVMQRPDFSRTGQWEVVIENKDGQEERQIFDAVICCSGHFNYPNLPLKDFPGIDTFEGKYSHSWDYKGPEDMYGKRVVVIGVGNSGSDIAVESSRVAEQVYLSTRSGAWVIRQVSDNGLPVDRFNTRFVNLVFKLLPMSLLNWFGETKLNAMYDHAMYGLKPKHRLFSQTPVINDDLPFKILSGSVIVKPNVKEIRGSTVMFDDGSSVENVDRIVFATGYNYDFPYLPKIVMYKSGHRVGLYKHVFPPKLEHPTLAIVGFIHSDGSIMPQAEMQARFVSRVFKGHKKLPSIKAMVKAVDKDTKNIEKNYVVSKLTPLQVEFVEYMDDLAKEIKVQPSLLWLFLTDYPLFKRVFWGPLTAYQYRLMGPGKWEGARKAIFTQLDRIYEPLKTRQLNAQQGSATGRLMKLSLTIMAGGAALYYIQVHNLNSISTLLSKLRPQTV